From Spartinivicinus ruber, the proteins below share one genomic window:
- a CDS encoding anthrax toxin-like adenylyl cyclase domain-containing protein, whose translation MDIPSVNQPNSTNPSDPADDIQPITNTRQSKKKGKVLKNKSQNGLSSVLTQVVVPGAVQSLAGKQDGQGNQGQQQGGKLNLPSVDNFLYGDEIQTVANRHKTVLVVRAPNQHSIGLLQEGYASKNFHIKAKSSTGGPTAGFVVTDPLLSKVRGQGTAAIAKQQKTINEALKKGAKAIQIELSDHRIEYLISNKLIETVSSTATSKIIRGHYNDNNQEYFRLTKTTSGAWQLAYLKGYQSLANLGKPIPVMGLTNPPVPGATNPGGAKSVVTADYDLFGIWPTKNRNANPRPLNPAPRAIRGEVAKPYINHVRNQGAGGSEDPNIGNLHPYGQQLMTELNSRINAAGYQGGRLIHHNDESGNPFSPGQDFPLILFVPGEKKPFVINDNAQLTETYNTLESINYSVERNAAFSLPNFQLTNLDKTVQAPEQQKYNHNLIIEIGNDQAVSASAKRLAEKHQGKYTRLKWNPSTKTISVVEGKPINEMPVLGKNSRIFLVGHGQVNGVGDSIQTAVNSQVLSEALVGETGIIRSKLGNQYQGGDIGRISLVSCHSAGKQPMDINSYGASLVKALHDKGVNTTVSARPGYTYVDKDGRKYIQPRDNPLNANNQPINDPSIPRYRTKVVYSIYGGKVNAHVVRLNEPYNGHIRPVQPLPGNTGPNKAVLAEVMTKAFQSQPVGNNGIATTNPIDITQIIPKESQSLAEGQLFTFERVNDKEKRVGKPGYFKFDLSTQNSGLQLKWVPQPSQASVTNGQVFGAYYLPYTGAGPQGQHVPYVDIPKQNPDHNFVFTGGLNGCSVIVCKHPTDPTKLRVYHDSDPEGKNLKKGEKKPYANEDVLVRLDESIYDADYAVMHVGDDLSVGHQPRTYNGVAFLHYDQATGEWGLHHRLTRNVVPSSAADAIEYTLSFNNHPLLSQAIPEAPGEFRSFSKDEKTFDGWFSKDGRFFYKETGTTKPWKLGTEQDQQLFQQTNPDVEVPPLTYNTTNQLANPSLAGSRLPQFDKPFSYHNVPLSDISLSQLVADHPVLSNFFAKDPLAKLRIENAIGQQTHKGESYLSFQVKLKQEAQNQIAKIIGNNSFWDLTGNQLNKVESILNNKFNYDLVDISVAKATVENGILGSWAVYQDKVLDSGVSQTTTQYQGQADNVEGYDLSELVKPAQELRTAQHHDNQLIRDVALAKINQDGIDGQLTSWQVDDNGKISFDVLAEGDKLTTYQAQIDPNQLQETKVLAGFKQELQTGSSKLAKGVSQTSRALGIYMTLQGMQGIAQAAERGDIGGVVGNTALTAYGFADLTTDSAGRNLPRKLVSGTGKYLSKGATKLAEELSEIAARRVSTDLSAKILKGGLSGAAAIRSLGKILGKATPLIGIGLGIHGMVEDLKDPDKVRGAINFTLDLLATITGVLAAVPSPLSPIFEGLSIVFSIARIGFGTLYNSIKSKMDAVPEDAPWTEKAEAFFAGLGEGIEQLFYQFHPIGNIINAIRQSEALEKQSREDAQLLSMLSNYRNYYSIHRPETGGPATIDFSNGPAASYGGGITFDLANPGEDSTLSIDNVPDMTGQQQTRTYTPSTNRVQNMVLGIGQSLKTEMEKRTVKMLWVIPINSKHVIKRNPDGSIPVDSNSMHGEYKGNKLNNVFYTVQKQSSNEQGKPVGPDISQYQYTIDGEAGDDLFYLGPQQIRVKGGDGADTYVTGEHAAKVLTIDNSDQQGKAEIDTLDLDASLMNIRAYRSRTRTENGFTKLISAAVTKKLSKPLQEARAAGKSMKELIALTQQLVEEPWTEQRAKAATKIALEGELASWNNDLVVIYTDSKGQEHQVNVTDWFKGKSNQHLQIKSNDGFILSIDNKVKDRWGDHTQGRKTLSEQHDGSNDCFKTVDDNSEVNLTVVGYDRSLSASVATFDGTEPLYTQVTQITGGKVFDSLTGNAQANIINGYGTNEVGVDRLKGGENSDLYIVQSYYDRPNDVEIDNHAQDKAQDMVMLDARFDDVVVAFKGNDLVMQAKGDKAKIQQQSDDLWKRASQFGDAASYIKEQLQANPNLTQHQFKALLTAKTASLNGKSVSSDFYNAIDLLLSKELGGQLRQFEQDFVASHGQSFAESIEKLAKRYEKVSQDYQTQSHEMQALVHKPQAGRISLTVKNYTLSDNYQHMTFVTKDFIKFTVEKDKAGDIKVKKQGVDASSASEGVIFDAKQWVREGMEQLTGSAFGDRLIGNERNNVLRGGGNGGSLYSYDTLKGEDGKDMYVYQPGRDGLVVIDNFAEDLQTDTALFNANYDNILVNAIDYSDWQASIHLDDSIVLRTADNQAGLVVQQFRKDDLHRHIHFKSADGKLFTINPQTLEKSLVTHEYTSKR comes from the coding sequence ATGGATATTCCATCAGTTAATCAGCCAAATTCAACTAATCCATCTGATCCAGCAGATGATATTCAACCAATTACTAATACTCGTCAATCTAAGAAAAAAGGAAAGGTACTTAAAAATAAGTCTCAAAATGGACTCTCTTCAGTATTAACACAAGTAGTTGTCCCAGGCGCAGTTCAATCATTAGCCGGTAAACAAGACGGGCAAGGGAATCAAGGTCAACAACAGGGTGGCAAACTCAACTTACCATCAGTAGATAATTTTCTTTATGGAGACGAAATTCAAACTGTAGCGAATCGACATAAAACGGTACTGGTTGTAAGAGCACCTAATCAACATTCTATAGGCTTGTTACAAGAAGGTTATGCCTCTAAAAATTTTCATATTAAAGCTAAATCCAGTACTGGCGGTCCTACAGCTGGTTTTGTTGTAACAGATCCACTGCTCAGTAAAGTGAGAGGGCAGGGTACAGCTGCAATAGCAAAGCAGCAAAAAACGATTAATGAAGCACTGAAAAAAGGGGCAAAAGCAATACAAATTGAGTTATCGGACCATCGAATCGAATACCTGATTTCTAACAAATTAATAGAAACGGTTTCATCTACAGCGACTAGCAAAATCATTAGAGGTCACTATAACGATAATAATCAAGAATATTTTAGGTTAACTAAAACAACGAGTGGTGCTTGGCAATTAGCGTATTTAAAAGGTTACCAGTCACTTGCTAATCTTGGCAAACCTATTCCTGTTATGGGGTTAACTAACCCACCTGTTCCAGGTGCAACGAATCCGGGTGGGGCAAAATCCGTAGTAACAGCCGATTATGACTTATTTGGTATTTGGCCAACAAAAAATAGAAATGCTAACCCTAGACCATTAAATCCGGCACCTAGAGCGATACGTGGTGAAGTAGCCAAACCATACATTAACCATGTAAGAAACCAGGGAGCGGGTGGCAGCGAAGATCCTAATATTGGTAATCTTCATCCCTATGGACAACAGTTAATGACTGAACTGAACAGCAGAATTAATGCTGCTGGATACCAAGGAGGACGTTTAATTCATCATAATGATGAATCAGGTAATCCGTTTAGTCCAGGTCAGGATTTTCCATTGATTTTATTTGTGCCAGGTGAAAAAAAACCGTTTGTCATTAATGATAATGCTCAACTTACTGAAACATATAATACCTTAGAAAGTATAAACTACTCTGTCGAAAGAAATGCGGCCTTCAGTCTGCCTAACTTTCAATTAACAAATTTGGATAAAACAGTTCAGGCGCCTGAACAACAAAAATATAACCATAATTTAATAATTGAAATAGGTAATGATCAGGCAGTATCTGCCAGTGCAAAACGTTTAGCAGAAAAGCATCAAGGAAAATATACTCGACTGAAATGGAATCCCTCAACTAAGACAATTTCAGTAGTTGAAGGCAAGCCAATTAACGAAATGCCTGTACTAGGAAAAAATAGCCGTATATTTTTGGTTGGTCATGGTCAAGTGAATGGGGTTGGGGATAGTATTCAAACTGCGGTGAATTCACAAGTATTATCGGAAGCTCTTGTTGGTGAAACAGGGATTATTCGTAGCAAATTGGGTAATCAGTATCAAGGTGGAGATATTGGTCGTATTAGCTTAGTGTCATGTCATTCTGCAGGTAAGCAGCCAATGGACATAAATAGTTATGGTGCCTCTTTGGTAAAAGCATTACATGACAAAGGGGTAAACACAACAGTTAGTGCTAGGCCTGGTTATACTTATGTAGATAAAGATGGTCGAAAATATATTCAGCCTCGGGATAACCCTTTAAACGCCAACAACCAGCCAATCAATGATCCCTCTATCCCAAGATACCGTACTAAAGTTGTGTATTCGATATATGGAGGTAAGGTGAATGCTCATGTAGTACGACTTAATGAGCCTTATAATGGGCATATAAGGCCAGTACAGCCGTTGCCTGGTAATACTGGACCAAATAAAGCAGTACTTGCTGAAGTTATGACAAAAGCTTTTCAGTCTCAACCTGTTGGTAATAATGGAATTGCAACTACTAATCCTATTGATATTACACAAATTATTCCTAAAGAAAGTCAATCTTTAGCTGAAGGCCAGCTATTTACTTTCGAAAGAGTTAATGATAAAGAAAAGCGGGTAGGTAAGCCTGGTTATTTTAAGTTTGATTTATCAACCCAAAATAGTGGACTACAGTTAAAATGGGTGCCACAGCCAAGCCAAGCTTCAGTTACAAATGGTCAAGTTTTCGGTGCTTATTATTTGCCATACACGGGAGCAGGTCCTCAAGGGCAACATGTACCTTATGTTGATATACCAAAACAAAATCCTGATCATAATTTTGTTTTTACTGGTGGGCTTAATGGTTGCTCTGTTATTGTGTGTAAACACCCAACAGATCCTACCAAGTTAAGGGTATATCATGACTCTGATCCAGAAGGTAAAAACCTTAAAAAAGGTGAAAAAAAACCTTATGCCAATGAGGATGTATTAGTTAGACTTGATGAATCGATTTATGATGCTGACTATGCTGTCATGCATGTTGGAGATGATTTGTCTGTAGGGCACCAACCAAGAACATATAATGGCGTGGCATTTTTGCACTATGATCAAGCTACTGGTGAGTGGGGGCTACATCATCGGTTAACACGCAATGTGGTACCTAGCAGTGCAGCCGATGCAATTGAATATACCTTGTCCTTTAATAATCATCCATTATTATCTCAGGCAATTCCTGAGGCCCCAGGAGAATTTAGGTCTTTTTCTAAAGATGAAAAAACATTTGATGGTTGGTTTAGTAAAGATGGCCGATTCTTTTATAAAGAAACAGGAACAACAAAGCCATGGAAATTAGGGACTGAGCAGGATCAACAGTTATTTCAACAAACTAATCCTGATGTTGAAGTACCACCGCTTACTTATAATACTACCAACCAATTAGCTAACCCTTCACTAGCGGGTTCTAGGCTACCACAATTTGATAAGCCATTTTCGTATCATAATGTTCCTTTATCTGATATCAGTTTATCTCAATTAGTCGCTGATCATCCTGTTCTTAGCAATTTTTTTGCTAAAGATCCGCTTGCTAAGCTACGTATAGAAAATGCTATTGGGCAACAAACCCACAAAGGTGAAAGCTATCTTTCTTTTCAAGTGAAACTCAAACAGGAAGCACAAAATCAGATAGCTAAAATTATAGGTAATAATAGTTTTTGGGATTTAACAGGAAATCAGTTAAATAAAGTTGAATCGATTTTAAATAATAAATTCAATTACGATTTGGTTGATATCAGTGTAGCAAAAGCAACTGTTGAAAATGGCATCTTAGGTAGTTGGGCTGTTTATCAAGATAAAGTGCTTGACTCTGGTGTTTCACAAACAACGACACAATACCAAGGGCAGGCCGACAATGTAGAAGGCTATGATCTGTCTGAACTGGTTAAACCCGCCCAAGAGTTACGTACAGCGCAACATCATGATAATCAATTAATTCGTGATGTTGCTTTGGCAAAAATAAACCAAGATGGTATAGATGGACAACTAACTTCATGGCAGGTGGATGATAATGGAAAAATTTCATTTGATGTTTTAGCTGAAGGGGATAAATTAACAACTTATCAGGCCCAAATTGACCCAAATCAGTTACAAGAAACCAAGGTATTAGCTGGATTTAAGCAAGAACTTCAAACAGGTAGTAGTAAACTCGCCAAAGGAGTAAGTCAGACTTCACGTGCCTTGGGTATTTATATGACATTGCAGGGGATGCAAGGCATTGCTCAGGCCGCTGAACGGGGAGATATTGGCGGTGTTGTTGGAAATACGGCTCTCACCGCTTATGGGTTTGCTGACTTAACCACTGACAGTGCTGGGCGTAATTTACCAAGAAAACTCGTGTCGGGTACGGGTAAATATCTATCTAAAGGGGCCACAAAACTCGCTGAAGAGTTATCTGAAATCGCAGCTCGTCGAGTGAGTACTGATTTGTCGGCGAAAATTTTAAAAGGTGGTTTAAGTGGTGCTGCTGCCATAAGAAGTCTAGGTAAAATTCTGGGTAAAGCCACTCCATTAATAGGTATAGGTCTTGGTATTCATGGGATGGTTGAAGACCTAAAAGATCCTGACAAAGTGCGGGGTGCGATTAATTTTACCCTGGATTTATTAGCAACGATCACCGGTGTACTGGCTGCTGTTCCATCTCCATTATCACCAATATTTGAAGGACTCTCTATTGTATTCAGTATTGCTAGAATAGGTTTTGGCACTTTATACAACAGCATTAAATCCAAAATGGATGCGGTACCAGAAGATGCTCCATGGACTGAAAAGGCAGAAGCCTTTTTCGCCGGACTGGGAGAAGGTATCGAGCAGCTATTTTATCAATTTCATCCTATTGGCAATATCATTAATGCAATTCGCCAAAGTGAAGCACTTGAAAAACAATCACGTGAAGATGCTCAACTATTGAGTATGTTGAGCAACTATCGTAATTATTACAGTATTCACCGGCCAGAAACGGGAGGACCTGCAACCATCGATTTTTCAAATGGACCTGCTGCATCCTATGGTGGTGGCATTACATTTGATTTGGCTAACCCGGGAGAAGACTCAACACTAAGTATTGATAATGTACCTGATATGACTGGTCAGCAGCAAACCAGAACTTACACACCCAGTACTAATAGAGTACAGAATATGGTGTTAGGGATTGGACAATCACTTAAAACAGAGATGGAAAAGCGAACAGTTAAAATGCTTTGGGTAATTCCTATTAATAGCAAGCATGTGATTAAACGAAATCCAGATGGCAGTATACCGGTTGATTCTAATTCGATGCACGGTGAGTATAAAGGTAATAAGCTAAATAATGTTTTCTATACCGTTCAAAAACAGTCAAGCAATGAACAAGGTAAGCCAGTAGGGCCTGATATTAGTCAATATCAGTACACCATTGATGGAGAAGCGGGCGATGATTTATTTTATTTAGGGCCTCAGCAAATTCGGGTTAAGGGCGGCGATGGTGCTGATACTTATGTGACTGGAGAACATGCAGCGAAAGTCTTAACAATAGATAACAGTGATCAACAAGGCAAAGCTGAAATAGATACCTTAGATTTAGATGCTAGCTTAATGAATATACGCGCCTATAGGTCAAGAACGCGGACAGAAAATGGGTTTACCAAACTGATCAGTGCTGCAGTTACCAAAAAATTAAGCAAGCCTTTACAAGAGGCTAGAGCTGCAGGCAAGTCTATGAAAGAATTAATTGCATTGACACAGCAGCTAGTGGAAGAGCCATGGACGGAACAACGAGCGAAAGCAGCTACAAAAATTGCACTAGAGGGTGAGCTAGCGAGCTGGAATAATGATTTAGTCGTCATCTATACCGATAGCAAGGGGCAAGAACATCAAGTAAATGTTACTGACTGGTTTAAAGGTAAGTCTAATCAACACCTACAAATTAAAAGTAACGATGGTTTTATTTTATCTATTGATAATAAAGTAAAAGACCGTTGGGGAGATCATACGCAAGGTCGTAAAACCTTATCAGAGCAACATGATGGGTCTAATGATTGCTTTAAAACGGTGGACGATAACAGTGAAGTGAACTTAACAGTAGTAGGGTATGATCGATCATTGTCAGCGAGTGTTGCTACCTTTGATGGTACTGAGCCGCTATATACTCAAGTGACACAAATCACTGGGGGTAAAGTGTTTGATTCACTCACGGGAAATGCACAAGCGAATATTATCAATGGCTATGGAACCAACGAAGTGGGTGTTGACAGACTGAAAGGTGGTGAAAATAGCGACTTATATATTGTGCAATCTTATTATGACCGCCCCAATGATGTAGAGATTGATAATCATGCGCAGGATAAAGCGCAAGATATGGTCATGCTGGATGCGCGGTTCGATGATGTGGTGGTTGCATTTAAAGGTAATGATCTTGTTATGCAAGCGAAGGGAGATAAAGCCAAAATACAACAACAATCGGATGATCTTTGGAAACGTGCAAGCCAGTTTGGTGATGCAGCAAGCTATATTAAAGAACAATTGCAAGCTAACCCTAATTTAACTCAACATCAGTTTAAAGCGCTATTAACAGCTAAAACGGCTTCATTGAATGGTAAATCTGTTAGCAGTGATTTCTATAATGCAATTGACTTATTATTAAGTAAAGAATTAGGTGGTCAACTACGACAATTTGAGCAAGATTTTGTAGCCAGTCATGGTCAATCCTTTGCTGAGTCCATAGAAAAATTAGCTAAGCGGTATGAAAAAGTTAGTCAAGATTACCAAACTCAATCTCACGAAATGCAGGCATTGGTGCATAAGCCTCAAGCTGGCAGAATATCGCTAACTGTAAAAAACTATACGCTGAGTGATAATTATCAACATATGACCTTTGTTACCAAAGATTTTATCAAGTTTACTGTTGAAAAAGACAAAGCTGGTGATATTAAGGTAAAAAAACAAGGTGTTGATGCTTCTTCTGCTAGTGAAGGAGTTATCTTTGATGCCAAGCAATGGGTAAGAGAAGGTATGGAGCAATTGACTGGTAGTGCCTTTGGTGATCGATTAATTGGTAATGAGCGAAATAATGTGCTGAGAGGGGGAGGTAATGGCGGGTCGTTATACAGCTATGACACGCTCAAAGGCGAAGATGGTAAAGATATGTATGTTTATCAGCCTGGTCGAGATGGCTTAGTAGTTATTGACAACTTCGCAGAAGATTTACAAACGGATACTGCATTATTTAATGCAAACTACGATAATATCTTAGTTAATGCTATCGATTACTCAGACTGGCAAGCATCTATTCACTTAGATGATAGTATTGTATTGAGAACAGCAGACAATCAAGCTGGATTAGTTGTACAACAATTTAGAAAAGATGATTTGCATCGGCATATACATTTTAAATCGGCTGATGGGAAGTTATTTACCATTAACCCTCAAACTTTAGAAAAAAGTCTAGTCACGCATGAATATACTTCAAAGCGATGA
- a CDS encoding NUDIX hydrolase, with protein sequence MKEIDKLAWIFIKDKKLLGARSKGKDTYYIPGGKRETGETDQAVLIREIKEELSIDLKPETIEYVETFQAQAHGRSTGEQVKMTCYLAEFSGEIQASAEIDEVKWLGFQDKLSCSPVSSMIMEWLYNRGQLV encoded by the coding sequence ATGAAAGAAATAGACAAATTAGCGTGGATTTTTATCAAAGATAAAAAATTGCTAGGCGCTAGATCCAAGGGCAAAGACACTTACTATATTCCTGGTGGTAAGCGGGAAACGGGCGAAACTGACCAAGCAGTACTAATTAGAGAAATTAAAGAGGAGTTGTCAATAGACCTCAAACCAGAAACTATTGAATATGTAGAAACATTTCAAGCGCAAGCTCATGGTCGTTCAACAGGTGAGCAAGTGAAGATGACCTGTTATCTGGCTGAGTTTAGTGGTGAAATTCAAGCAAGCGCAGAAATAGATGAAGTGAAATGGTTGGGTTTCCAGGATAAGTTGAGTTGTTCACCTGTATCAAGCATGATCATGGAGTGGCTTTATAATAGGGGACAGTTAGTATGA
- a CDS encoding sulfite exporter TauE/SafE family protein, whose translation MIIFTCIILGLGLTTGFIAGFLGFGGGVLLGPALILLVPIMTGNILSLEQITGITAAQGLVGSVSSWYFHRKHTQSLRLGCTIGIPMGLGAMTSSCFILQLGELWILATFALMLSFALFISITVPKFIEYNESNNLLLFTSSLSIGLLNGVIGQGGAFFFIPFFAYIIGLPIRQVVSSAGIIGAFSVSSSLMPRLFCDLIPWLWVIIITPTVIIGSYIGTHLHHQVSDQKLRWFITFFLGLSLVQIINKITGSLF comes from the coding sequence GTGATTATTTTTACCTGCATTATTTTAGGGCTAGGCCTCACCACTGGTTTTATTGCTGGTTTTTTAGGCTTTGGTGGGGGCGTATTACTTGGTCCAGCCTTAATCCTATTAGTACCTATAATGACTGGCAATATCTTGAGTTTAGAGCAAATTACAGGTATTACCGCAGCACAAGGGTTGGTTGGTTCAGTTAGTAGCTGGTATTTTCATCGTAAACATACTCAAAGCTTAAGGCTTGGCTGCACAATTGGCATCCCGATGGGGCTGGGAGCCATGACTTCCAGTTGTTTTATATTGCAACTCGGTGAGTTGTGGATTTTAGCAACATTTGCATTAATGCTGTCTTTTGCACTCTTTATTAGTATTACAGTCCCAAAATTTATTGAATATAATGAATCAAATAATTTACTATTATTCACATCCTCGTTAAGTATCGGTTTGTTAAATGGTGTTATTGGCCAAGGTGGTGCTTTCTTTTTTATCCCTTTTTTCGCTTATATTATAGGCTTACCGATTCGCCAAGTAGTCAGCTCAGCAGGGATTATTGGGGCATTCTCAGTAAGTAGTAGCTTGATGCCACGGCTATTTTGTGACTTAATACCTTGGCTTTGGGTTATAATAATTACCCCTACCGTCATAATAGGTAGTTACATTGGCACTCACTTGCACCACCAAGTAAGTGACCAAAAACTACGATGGTTTATTACTTTCTTCTTAGGACTATCACTAGTTCAGATTATAAACAAAATAACAGGATCCTTGTTTTGA
- a CDS encoding heme-degrading domain-containing protein, whose translation MIREILLDSFDNSIALDMGLKVISQARAEHKSIAVSIDRLNHNVFKFVADGLPEDKHDWLRRKANVAIRFEESSIGVKEDLINGNMSLTGTFGLDEKDYVAKGGAIPLKVRGAGLIGVITVSGLSDTEDHELIVSALSEYL comes from the coding sequence ATGATACGCGAAATACTATTAGACAGTTTTGATAATTCTATAGCTTTGGATATGGGACTTAAGGTCATAAGCCAAGCGAGAGCTGAGCATAAATCTATCGCAGTTTCCATAGATCGCTTGAACCATAATGTGTTTAAGTTTGTGGCTGATGGTTTGCCTGAAGATAAGCATGATTGGTTGAGACGAAAAGCCAATGTTGCAATTAGATTTGAAGAAAGCTCTATAGGTGTAAAAGAAGACTTAATAAATGGGAATATGTCGCTCACTGGTACATTTGGTTTAGATGAGAAAGACTATGTTGCTAAAGGGGGCGCGATACCATTGAAAGTCAGAGGAGCTGGTTTGATTGGCGTCATAACCGTTTCAGGATTGTCTGACACTGAAGATCACGAGCTGATTGTAAGCGCTTTATCAGAGTATCTATGA
- a CDS encoding substrate-binding periplasmic protein, producing MKRLFFALFTVVYCVPLIAYANLKILRSDFRDIPPLMYEHDGEPTGALVDILNVAAEQLGYQVIWRKSTMDRTLRDVKTGLVDIILNVPDKLQTDEIVEFVKPIGTQQHKTYFLVKEPSRIEVGRFVTLEKFKFKLGLIQGNSYFKALDQAKSIRKRYYRSLPALVKAFDERKIHILTASESEIVEVEKLLKSKNIGFRYLNYRPKGFILHNYAVAKGSPHAVLKEQFEEVIENLVESGKVKDYFSKYKVEIK from the coding sequence ATGAAAAGATTGTTTTTTGCACTATTCACTGTTGTTTACTGTGTACCACTGATTGCATATGCTAACTTAAAGATATTACGAAGTGATTTCAGAGATATACCCCCGTTAATGTATGAACATGATGGGGAGCCTACAGGTGCGTTAGTTGACATTTTAAATGTGGCAGCTGAACAGCTTGGTTATCAAGTGATCTGGCGTAAGTCGACTATGGACAGGACGTTACGCGATGTAAAAACAGGGCTGGTTGATATTATACTGAATGTACCTGATAAGCTCCAAACAGATGAAATAGTTGAGTTCGTTAAGCCTATTGGTACACAACAGCATAAAACCTATTTTTTAGTCAAAGAACCAAGCCGTATAGAAGTTGGGCGTTTTGTTACATTAGAGAAGTTTAAGTTCAAGTTAGGTTTGATTCAAGGTAACTCTTATTTTAAAGCGTTAGATCAGGCTAAATCGATTCGAAAACGTTATTACCGTTCTTTACCAGCCTTAGTTAAAGCATTTGATGAAAGAAAAATTCATATTTTAACAGCATCAGAATCTGAAATAGTGGAGGTAGAAAAGCTACTAAAATCAAAAAATATAGGTTTTAGATATTTAAACTATCGTCCAAAAGGTTTTATTTTGCATAACTACGCTGTGGCTAAGGGTTCTCCGCACGCGGTATTAAAAGAACAATTTGAGGAAGTAATAGAAAACTTAGTAGAATCAGGAAAAGTAAAAGATTATTTTTCTAAATATAAAGTTGAAATTAAATAA
- a CDS encoding GNAT family N-acetyltransferase has translation MVEIVTLKTERLILRQWQLADYRPFAAINADPVVMEYYPSCLPTTESDALADKLMSLIAKRGWGFWAVELISTKQFIGFVGLHQPEAELPFTPCVEIGWRLAKAHWGYGYATEAAQTALQFAFDKLGLNEVVSFTSCLNERSQAVMQRLGMANTEQDFEHPSVPIESPLREHVLYKITKLQWSTLHDRCKQY, from the coding sequence ATGGTTGAAATAGTAACATTAAAAACAGAACGATTAATTCTTAGGCAATGGCAGCTTGCGGACTATAGGCCTTTTGCTGCTATCAATGCTGACCCTGTGGTGATGGAATACTATCCCAGTTGTTTACCAACAACGGAAAGTGATGCGCTAGCAGATAAGTTAATGTCACTTATCGCTAAACGAGGTTGGGGATTTTGGGCTGTCGAGTTAATAAGTACTAAGCAATTTATCGGTTTTGTGGGGCTTCATCAACCGGAAGCCGAGCTGCCTTTTACCCCTTGTGTGGAAATAGGTTGGCGTTTGGCAAAAGCACATTGGGGGTATGGCTATGCGACAGAAGCTGCACAAACTGCGTTGCAATTTGCATTTGATAAGCTGGGCTTAAATGAAGTGGTTTCTTTTACCTCGTGTCTTAATGAGCGATCACAAGCGGTGATGCAGCGATTAGGGATGGCCAACACTGAGCAAGACTTTGAACACCCTAGTGTGCCAATAGAAAGCCCACTGCGAGAGCATGTGCTATATAAAATCACGAAACTGCAATGGAGTACCCTTCACGACAGATGTAAACAATATTAG